Below is a genomic region from Cloeon dipterum chromosome 2, ieCloDipt1.1, whole genome shotgun sequence.
AACCTGGCTGTTTCGCAGTTCCTGCCTTGCAAAGCTTTTGCAGACTTTCATCCGATATCTTTTTGGAGCTGGCCATCGCGAGCTGGGGCAATTCGACTTCttgaacttgaattttttttcttacggAATTTACGGAATTTATCTAACGTTACGGCAACCTGCACCAGTGCTAGAAGAGGGTGCTTCCCGCCATATTCATTGCATCTGATCTTTGATTTCACTCACATGACGGGAGGTACGGACTGAGGCAGGACTGAGGTGGGGAGTGGGAGTAGTGGCGTAGGCTtgcgtgattttaaatataaaaagcgcCAAATTAATAAACGTATTGAATTTTAGAGGATTgactcaatttaattcaaaataatttttattccaataatCCGAAATATGTACAGGTGCGATTTTggaatactatttttttttctgatctCTAAATCCAAATCATCGCGCGGGACCATAAAATGAGCttgaatcatgcaattttatgcAGTTTGAACCATAATTGGAATCGtcttgaaaatatgtattgaCTTGAAATAAtgggaaaaaggaaaaaataaataaactaaattgtataaaattttgagccgtataatttgaaaaaatcgactaaaaccaaaattattgtcTAAATTTATCTCAAACCCCGTATTTagaccagcccgttggctcgcattgttaaaggCACACTcgcaggagtgtcaaagcaatcggaggtatttgagcagttcggagatctaatactggctacacAATgccagagatggcaaaaagtggttatttaggtccctgtgcggcctggtgtgCCCATgtaatccgttcgcggtgttattgggacccgggtttcagcattcgtgccagtgcaatgcgcgcccttcccggtccgagaggacagggataaaaagagcatatatatatatatatatatatatatatatatatatatatatatatatatatatatatatatatatatatatatatatatatatatatatatatatatatatatatattatagtcGACTGTTTTCCTGAAAATAACCCTCTAAAATTCACGACCCTACACATTATGTAATGCAAAAGATAAAGAAGAGATATATTTTATAGTATAGTATTATCGTATAATTTCATATATGAACCAGTATAGATAGCCAAATTCCTggcgaaaatttaaacaatagcAAACCAATGAAAGAGTCAAATACTACTTACAAAATGcttaaagggaaaattaacatattttaacaTGTGACTTCTTCATAACTTATAAAATAGGTAAAatagtgtaaattttttatattcaatgattttgctaaattttccaaataaatattatatattttattaatcttgtttaaaaatttcaattccgtATGCATTTCCGCCATTGAATTTGATAGTGTCCAGGAATATCAGCGGATTATTTTTGCGATTCCTATACTGTGATGAAACAAAAGGTGCAAGATAATGCGTGCGCCGCAGCTTTGCGACCAATTGCGACGCTCAATTGTTTTGACATGATGTGTATCGTTTTGATTTTGCGATGTGAATGTGGGCGTAACTCTCATACTCCTCTCCCATTATTCCTCGTTCCCGTCTTGACTGTCAGCCGGTGCCGGTGCCACGACGCCTCCTTGTTTCATCAACTCTTCCAacgttttgaattatttttccgcatgaagataaataattaatcagtaTGAATCACATAAAGGCTCtaactttattttaacatttaattatgCTTTCCGTGcagataaaaaatgacaacGAAAGCAGCACCGCAGACCAAAACCGGAGGCTTTCGGATGTCTACGGATAAACAAGAGACTCTGCTCAAGCTCTCCATCCTTTCTCTTGCCGCTATCCTATGTgagaacattaaaaattattgccaaaatacggaagaaaatataaatgaattaatctTGATTTCCAGCCTTCGCCACCAGACTCTTTTCAGTCCTTCGATTTGAAAGCGTCATTCACGAGTTTGATCCTTACTTCAACTTTCGCACTACCAAGTTTCTGGCCGAAGAAGGATTTTACAAGTTCCATAACTGGTTCGACGATCGAGCATGGTATCCACTTGGCCGTATCATTGGAGGTAATCAACACCGTTGCTGTTTTTGCAGTAACAAGGAGTACATAATAATGCAATGAATATTAATCAGGCACCATCTACCCTGGGCTGATGGTAACGTCTGCTGCCCTGTATCACTTGATGTGGATGATCAACATCACCATTGACATCAGAAACGTGTGCGTCTTTCTGGCACCTTTCTTTTCGTCACTCACCACAATTGTCACTTACCTGCTGACAAAAGAGCTCAAAGTaagtaaatttcaataaagttAAGTTTGTATTCCTATTTACACACATTTTGTGTGTTAagagatgaattatttatatttttaggggACCATTAAAAGCTAAACcacaaatttcttattttggaGGTCATAATTATGtgatgaatttcaatttttggactTTTTGTTCCTTTGCAGGATTCAGCGGCTGGATTGGTGGCTGCTGCTATGATTGCCATTGTGCCTGGCTACATCTCGCGTTCTGTTGCTGGATCCTATGACAATGAAGGCATTGCCATCTTCTGCATGCTACTCACCTACTACATGTGGATCAAAGCTGTCAAGACTGGCAAGATTTTCTGGTCTGCCTTGGCCGCGCTCGCCTACTTCTAcatggtgattttttttaattttcccttttattattgcattaaAAGCTACGTAACCAACTGGTCATTACTACTAATTTTTACCAAGTTTTTCGCTCTTCACATTCACTCGCTGAGAATCACTAGTTAAACTGTAAATGACagctgaaaacaatttttatgacaaaaCCAGTCTTATTATAGTTCATGTTACTGACTCATGATAAAGAGACTACAATTTTACTATTAATCTATTGCAtaatataatcaaatttattcattatcaCTCTTGTTAATACACTATAAAGTAGATTGTATGAAGAAAATATTAGTAAAAGGCACACACAACCAGTAAAATACTGGAAAAGCGATCAATCTCAAGAGAATTCTCATCTCTCACTACACTGAGCCAACAGTAATGGAAATATTATACAGGTTTCATCATGGGGTGGTTATGTGTTCCTCATCAACCTGATTCCTATGCACGTGTTCACCCTGATGGTGACTGGCCGGTTTGGCGCTCGAGTCTACGTCGCATACTGCACCCTCTACTGTCTGGGCACGATTTTGGCCATGCAGATTTCATTTGTCGGATTTCAGCCAGTGCAGAGCTCAGAACACATGCTGGTAAGTCGcgagtttgaaatttgtatGGTGGAAACTAACGATTTTTCCAGGCTCTGGGAGTGTTTGGTTTGTGTCAGCTGCACTGCTTTGTTGACTACCTCAGGGGCCACTTGTCCGCCTCCGACTTCCAGGTGCTCTTCAAGGCCACCATTGTTGCCACTGGCACCATCCTTGCCGTTGTGACTGGAATTTTGACTATCACAGGTATAAAACTggggatttttcttttcctgacATACAGCTATTCacagtttgaaaaaatgtaatatttatagcatcttttattttttaggaaaagtGTCTCCATGGACCGGTCGTTTCTACTCTCTCCTTGACCCTTCCTATGCCAAGAATCACATTCCAATCATTGCTTCTGTATCTGAACATCAACCTACCTCATGGAGCTCCTTTTACTTTGATCTGCAGTTGCTTGTATTCCTATTCCCCGCAGGACTCTACTTCTGCTTCCGCCAGCTCACCGATGCCAACATTTTTCTTATCCTCTATGGCGTGACCTCCATCTACTTTGCGGTAAATCGTATTTCCATCACTAAACAtgttaacatttaatttaacgttAATTTATTGCTGGTGAAAATCTGCTTTTTGATGCAAATGTGCTCATTGCAtactaaaaatacaaaatttaatttaatttgcaatgacaacttaaattttttccataaatatcACAATGTTATCGTTTATTATTTGAAgcggattttttattgtagcatttcttcaaattttgggTGCTCGTAATTTATCCTATAACTATTACTAAGAAAATGCAATAGTTTGATGAGTGTGGATTTTTCAGGGAGTTATGGTTCGTCTGATGCTTGTTCTGGCGCCGGTTATGTGCATTCTGGGAGGAATCGCGATGTCTGGCATGCTGAATAGGTACATGAAGGACGTGGACGCAAGCCCAGTCATCCTGGGCATGCCCGCAGGCAACCTGGCCCAAGGCAAGCAGGGCGACAAGCGCTCCAAGCACAAGCAGGAGTCTAATTTTGTCATGAAGAGCGAGGTTTGTGTTTATAGTCATCAAGTTGCCATCAGAGATATCATATTTCAATTCCAGA
It encodes:
- the Stt3A gene encoding dolichyl-diphosphooligosaccharide--protein glycosyltransferase subunit STT3A isoform X2, encoding MTTKAAPQTKTGGFRMSTDKQETLLKLSILSLAAILSFATRLFSVLRFESVIHEFDPYFNFRTTKFLAEEGFYKFHNWFDDRAWYPLGRIIGGTIYPGLMVTSAALYHLMWMINITIDIRNVCVFLAPFFSSLTTIVTYLLTKELKDSAAGLVAAAMIAIVPGYISRSVAGSYDNEGIAIFCMLLTYYMWIKAVKTGKIFWSALAALAYFYMVSSWGGYVFLINLIPMHVFTLMVTGRFGARVYVAYCTLYCLGTILAMQISFVGFQPVQSSEHMLALGVFGLCQLHCFVDYLRGHLSASDFQVLFKATIVATGTILAVVTGILTITGKVSPWTGRFYSLLDPSYAKNHIPIIASVSEHQPTSWSSFYFDLQLLVFLFPAGLYFCFRQLTDANIFLILYGVTSIYFAGVMVRLMLVLAPVMCILGGIAMSGMLNRYMKDVDASPVILGMPAGNLAQGKQGDKRSKHKQESNFVMKSEIATLFVAIMCFFLISYTMHCTWVTSEAYSSPSIVLSARSHDNSRIIFDDFREAYYWLRMNTPEDARVMSWWDYGYQITAMANRTILVDNNTWNNTHISRVGQAMASSEDKAYTIMRELDVNYVLVIFGGLTGYSSDDINKFLWMVRIGGSTDRGAHIKEWDYYTPQGEFRVDKEGSPTLLNCLMYKMCYYRFGQVYTEGGRPPGYDRVRGAEIGNKDFELDVLEEAYTSEHWLVRIYKVKDLPNRGL
- the Stt3A gene encoding dolichyl-diphosphooligosaccharide--protein glycosyltransferase subunit STT3A isoform X1 yields the protein MTTKAAPQTKTGGFRMSTDKQETLLKLSILSLAAILSFATRLFSVLRFESVIHEFDPYFNFRTTKFLAEEGFYKFHNWFDDRAWYPLGRIIGGTIYPGLMVTSAALYHLMWMINITIDIRNVCVFLAPFFSSLTTIVTYLLTKELKDSAAGLVAAAMIAIVPGYISRSVAGSYDNEGIAIFCMLLTYYMWIKAVKTGKIFWSALAALAYFYMVSSWGGYVFLINLIPMHVFTLMVTGRFGARVYVAYCTLYCLGTILAMQISFVGFQPVQSSEHMLALGVFGLCQLHCFVDYLRGHLSASDFQVLFKATIVATGTILAVVTGILTITGKVSPWTGRFYSLLDPSYAKNHIPIIASVSEHQPTSWSSFYFDLQLLVFLFPAGLYFCFRQLTDANIFLILYGVTSIYFAGVMVRLMLVLAPVMCILGGIAMSGMLNRYMKDVDASPVILGMPAGNLAQGKQGDKRSKHKQESNFVMKSEVCVYSHQVAIRDIIFQFQIATLFVAIMCFFLISYTMHCTWVTSEAYSSPSIVLSARSHDNSRIIFDDFREAYYWLRMNTPEDARVMSWWDYGYQITAMANRTILVDNNTWNNTHISRVGQAMASSEDKAYTIMRELDVNYVLVIFGGLTGYSSDDINKFLWMVRIGGSTDRGAHIKEWDYYTPQGEFRVDKEGSPTLLNCLMYKMCYYRFGQVYTEGGRPPGYDRVRGAEIGNKDFELDVLEEAYTSEHWLVRIYKVKDLPNRGL